AATTGTCTTTCTCACGACCCTCTCTTTcaaattctctctctctctccctctctctctccaaaCGTTGTCTTGAGGACAAGATCTAAGGAGGATTTGAAAAACAAATCGAAGATTTGATGTCTATGGCTCTATTTTAAAGGtgatttctaatttttatattcatataattttaCAGTCGATTAAGGTTTCGAAGGGGCTCCGATATCTGAATCGGGTTTTGTTTTGCATATTTTGAACTATATTTTTCAGTTTGATATCTTAAGAGATTAGGACTATAAAATTGggcgttccaatttaaagattCTGTTAAGGTCAATTTAGGGCTTTTCTCATTCTAACTCGATTGGGTTTTcaattataagttaaatttatGATATGTTTTTGTTGGTATGTCTAGTTGTTTAGTGGTCTAGATTGCTAGGTTCGTCACTTTACGATGAGGTTTTTTATTAAGTGTTTGTATTGTTGTATCGACGATTATGAATTGAGATACTACTTAATTGCTTCAGTATTTGTTTTTATtgttataattataattttatatatttttaagtgGCTATCATGAATAGATGAGTGACATGATTATATTAGAGTTGTTAAATGATAATGAGTGATATTTTTGTTGCTATTATGATAAGAGTTGTTTGGCTCTGTGATACGAGGCCTTGGTCATGAGGACGATGAAGTCGACTTGTAATCCATGGCTAAATGTATTATATGGACAATGTTTAACCTTTGCAGATCATTGTCTGGAGGTTTTATTAAATGGGTATTAAGGtaaaattttattaattcaaGATAGTCTTTAACCATGTTATAAAATTAATGAGATGGCATGACAATATTAGATAGACAATTGACCATATTAATATATTAACTTGGTTCCATGGTCCGAATTTGTCATGCACGGGTTACAAATACATACTTGTCGATCATCGAGTACTTGACATTTTGTCTCTTAAGCTATTTGAATAGTTGATTTATCATATGTCCGTTTTTTTAAACCATTTATCTTATGTGATTAACAGCTCCCAAAGAAAGCCATAGAGAGCTTGAGAAAGAGCTTAGGAAGATAACGAAGGATGAAGCAATCAGTGGCCAAGAGTTTGAAAAGGTAATAAGTATATATTTTGAACAAGCCCTAGATTCTTGTAGTGACTAGTCCAAATATTCGAATTGAGTTATTCAGATTCTTTTTTCTCATTTTTTGGTTTTGTTACGAGTAGTTAAAGCGTGTCTATATACTTGTTAATACAGTTTGATCGGAATTAAATCGATATGCAGTGAAGTTCAAATGCAAGGTAACTTTCATATATGTACTTTATAGGATTGAATATGTTTAGATGATGGTGGAAGTTGTTTCACTATACTGCTACTAGTAATAATAATACTAGTTAACAGAAAATGTAATACTAATACTAGTTTTCTGGATTTGATGACTTCACTGTTGTATGCAACTTGTACCTTTGAGTAATTGTGTTTAGAGATTTCACAATAAAGGTGCAGAGCCTGTGATCCACTATGGTAACTTTTTTCACAATAAAGATCCTTATAAAAGGTATATTAATGTTGCACATCAAGGCCTTCTTTGCAGCAAAATTCAGCATATAAGGTAGCATTTTCCAACAGATTTTCTGAGTTATTGGAGCTCTTTTACAAGCACACTTTTACAGCTTTTCTCGATGAATTTTAGAACTGATTCAAGGGCTGATTCAGGTTAGTTTTTTAGTGCATTTCAGtagatttttcaaaaaaattcagcAGGTTTTATGGCCATTTTCCAGCATATTTTCTATTGGTTTTTCTGCACCTTTTACCTTTGTTTTCCGGCAGATTTTCTGAGCATTGTTGAATGGAATTCAAGCCATAAGTACTTGTTTTTACAACTTCTTTTTGATGTAAaaatcagaatttattcttttaccattATCATTGATTTTTATTCCAGAAAATGATATTCTAATGGTAGCATTACAGAGATCTTATCATTGTGAGTTTGGCTATAGAAGACACAATTTTCTCATTTAAGCCGCTTGAGGACAAGTTCCTGAATACAAGTTGAATTATGAATTTAGTATGCAGATGAGattcatttatttataaattacTTAGATTATAGGCAAGTGCTTACAAGGATTTGAATCTGGGCGTGATTGGGAAACTTGATTAGTTTTGTGTAATCTATTTTCATGTATTAATCTGGTAATATATAGCATAAAGATTGGATTTTTAGTTCAAAAAAATGATTGTACTTTGTGAATTAATAACCCTGCTTACATTTGGGCTTTTCGATTTGATTTGATTGCATTGTAGGTGCTACTATTTTTAAGCTTATTGTAGAGATCAACTTCCTGTTGTTGCATGTTACTAAAATTTAACTTTATAACTAATAGTTTGTGTGCATTTTTAACTTAATTCATGCCTGGCATTTACAACCTCAAAAGTTATTTTACTATTTCATGCCTGGCAGATATCGAAGGCTTGAAGCGTAAGCTTACAAACAAGCTATATGTTCAGTGTGATGGTTTTGTTCCTGACTGGAAGGTACTTAAATCCTAGCTATATAACTTTCTCTTCTTGCATTATTATATCAGCATATGCATTAGTTTCATTGTAAATTTGCCTAGTTGTTAAAATGGCAgacctccatccttatcactaTACTGGTGTTAATTTCATGTTGGTGCAATTAAATCATTCTTGCATAAATTACCAATTACTATTTCCTAGGAATCAATTAGCTCCAAATTTTGGCTAGCACCACTTTGTATTTTTATGGAAAAATGTGATAAATGAAATAAACTTGTTGACCGGGAAACGGTAACTTGTCATGTTAACCTTTAAGAAAAATGGATAGGTATgagatattaaatattatttatttaggCGTGAATTTGTCCCTCAAAGTATGTTATCCACTCTGCCccatttatttttttttataatttttttaattatttttcgtAGTTTAGATcttgatttttttatttaatttaaatgtTTCAATGTTGTTAGGATGGACCGATATGTTTGTGTGTATCTTGTTCTAAATTGTAATAGAATAAATGAATAAGGCTTAATCAAGACGGGCTCCAGGGGTACAAGGAATGGCTGGTAAATAAGAACTGTTAAAGTAGAACTTCTTTTATTTAGTGCTTGTAGAAACAGTTGTAATATGTTGTTATATCATTCGACTTGCAAGAAGAAATCAACTATCTTGGGCAGATGCATTCTAATCGTGTAAAATTAGTTGGTTACTGCTTAGAGGAAGATCACAGACTTctggtgttaggtcacacacacactgtagaggggggtgaatacagtgtatagcacaatcaaatcgaactttaataactcaagtaacagaaaacaaactttattgaaacaataaactctgttacagtatggaactgttcaTAGATGTTACGTGTACCATtatccctaattatattgactgttaatattccgcccaaacatattctgatttaaaatgagactacttttagattttatccacaaataagtcaagtaaagcatcagaattttaatatcagaacttagacttatatcaaaacttaacagtcatcagaacatgatttcttaactcgaaaaatgaatgaCTATCTTTGTaattcacacaaattctgatatagattcttcaaaacttaatcattagaacgttcaacagaacttgtcctcaaaaattaatgcaatctgacacataaattgttcatctaaaataacatagatcaccacagtaattttcatcattgatatggagtgtttagtgtgtgcattaagctaaatatcagacaaagagtaaagtctgattcacttcagtacatcttagaaataaggcataactaaaactttactaaaaatctgtcattattctgaagcctactattgaatgagttcatgcttgagtccatctcaactgttttgtgctaattttgtgcatctttttaaattccagtttacagtggcttctcagtgtaagtgagtcacgactgcttatcagaatttatgctattatcagagtatttctccaataattatagagtgtgaaaagtcaccaagaaaatattttgcttttctgatgcatattacttaataccagcaatgcacttgggtcgtcccttccacatttttactctagacctcaaaggagtacctgattttgatttctttttcttttccatttttcttttgataagtgaggtttatcagcacttagtgcattcagcagattcACTAACACCataacttaacagatgagaagctttattctagtttttgacttagtaataagatagacagagtaaacttaactaagctcaatatcagaatttgcttgtgtcaatggatttccacataaataattacttctaacatgggatctctagtatattgaagactactaggtcagtatctagcacagaattctcataggattgaatagttacataaacagtcatatcactatcagagtttagaaagtcacatcagacaacagtcagtacttaagcaattttcaattaagcacataatacacaaagagagtattttctgtaaatactaagcttaaagtctgatgcattagaacaaaactaagcagatttagagaaagaacctgaaaacATTCCacgttcatttaccaatcttgtaaaagtagcttcacacagtggttttgtgaagatatctggtagttgttgatctgttggaacaaagtgcaattccactgtaccttcatccacatgttcccttatgaagtggtacctgatgctgatgtgctttgtcattgagtgttgaactggattacctgtcatagcaatagcactttgattatcacagtaaatagggattttaaaatatgttaacccataatccagtaactgattcttcatccaaagaatctatgcacaacagcttcctgcagcaatgtactctacttctacagttgatgtgaaaattgacttttatttcttgctaaaccaagaaactaatctgcctcctagaaattggcagcttccacttgtgcttatcctgtcaattttgcaacctgcaaaatctgcgtctgagtaacctattagtttaaaatctgattctctgggataccacaatcccagatcagctgttcctttaagatacttgaaaattcttttcacagctgttaagtgaggttctcttggatctgcttgaaaccttgcacaaagacaggtagcatacatgatatcaggtctactagcagttagatagagtagagagccaatcatacctctgtaatcagtaatatctactgatttaccagtatccttgtccagttttgttgcagtggccatgggagtggatgcacttgaacaatcttgcattccaaatttctttatcaaatttctggtgtacttagtttgacaaataaaagtgccttcttcattctgcttgacttgaaggcccagaaaatagctaagttcccccatcatactcatttgataccttgactgcatcagtttgacaaacttcttgcaaagtctgtcatttgtagaaccaaaaatgatatcatcaacataaatttggaccagaagtaagtcatttccatggttgaggtagaacagtgttttatctattgttcctctgttaaatccactttccagaagaaactgagctaaagtctcataccatgctcttggagcttgcttaaatccataaagtgctttatcaagcccgtagacataatctggatatttggaatctacaaagcatggaggttgttcaacatatacttcttcctccaattctctattgagaaaagcacttttcacatccatttgaaagacagtaaactttttgtgagcagcataagccaaaaatatccttatggcttccaatctagcaaccggtgcaaatgtttcatcataatcaattccctcatgttgagagtatccttttgcaaccagccttgccttattccttgtaattacgccatcactatcagttttgtttctgaatacccactttgtaccaacaatagatatgttctttggtcttggcactagggtccagactttgtttctttcaaattcatttaactcttcctgcattgcttgcacccagtcagcatcttgaagagcttcttccactttctttggttcagtctgagaaagaaaagaattgtaaagacattcacttgaagtagctgttctagttctgacacctgcatcaggatttccaattatcaaatcaggtgtatgtgatttagtccacttccttgcagatggaaggttttctctagaactggatgctcccccataatccatgttgtcttcattaacattttctgatgctccccctgaaactatgctctctgagttggattcttcagaatttagatttttagaactatcagaactttgcttatcagaacttgacgaatcagaacttgaagagccagatgtatgttctcatgcttcttgagatgtggttatatcttgagtatgctccccctgcataggtgcatcttcctttggcgtagtcaccacagtttcaataatatcagagtttaatccatcagagtttgcagtatcaggatttagattgtcaggattttcagtatcagaatttgagtcttcattttcaaatctcagcttgCCTATtgattttcaaatctcagcttggcttcatagatgttaccacgcctgtatcctttcagaacaaccttgcctgtagatttacttacaaattcacagtgttctttaaagaaatccacatgataacctctgtcacagattttactgacactcagcagattgtgtttaagtcctgagaccagagctacttccttaatgatgacatttccaagattgatattgccatatcccaatgtttttccaatgtttccatctccataagaaacactttggccagccttctccataaagtctgatagcagggctttatttccagtcatatgtcctgaacatccactatccagaactaggatgtttttcctgttgccctgcaatcacaaagaccactaatgattagttttaaggacccagacatgcttggatcctttggccttattaagtctgttaacatttgcagcggatttagtatcagagtttatgttaacaattttcttatcagaatttacactatcaaactttgaatcaaaacttacactagaaggaacaatggtaactttctttaaagaaggttttatttgataataatcatagtacaagctatgatattctttacaagtataaatggaatgccataaactaccacaatgaaaacaaggattttgtggcttatatctaacagactgactcttaacttctgactttgaaggtaaggagtttatattcttattcttcctgcaaaaagaagccagatggttagaacttccacggttatgacacgttttcctaggagcttcaggaacaggcttataatcattgcttttattcacaccttcctttccattcctatttttcctaggtgattttatcttgtttacattcttaacatctttcagcttatgcttaagttgttTCTTAGTCATTgagcctacgtttacttcagttgtattttcctgttttagtttgtcagaagttaattcctttttaacttctgatttctcataATCATACTTTacagctataaacttaacaggttttaactttggcttttatttaacaactacaggcttaatatctacagttcctttatcattcttatcctctccataacctaagccctctttctagttttcactacttaacaaattctgagttgttctgccagagttagtccaagtcctgataatctctcttccttttctaactcagcttttagagattcattcattttaagtacttcatccctaacatagaaagcatcatctctatctttctgagtttgatggaacatgactcactctttttctaaataatcattcctctttttgcaagcaagatttttagaagttaatctttcacatgttaaagtttgatctctataactaatgaatatggttttaagatatcttctcaactcattaatatcattagtatgaaaggaaaaagtagtttgaggtacctttaattcagcagcttcagaactgctttcagcacttgccttatcagcatttgccatcaaggcataattctcctcactttcagaatttaAGGTGTCTgttcagcttttcttctttgtgacaagagccttgcctttgtcactcttcactttcttgcaatcaggagatatgtggcctctctcaccacagttgtagcatttgacatttgtataatctcctctgtcagactttcctcctcttccctcaaattttctgaaattcttcttatcagaacttgtgcctttcctggaaaacttctttcccttcctgaacttcctgtatgcaatctttgtgattcctttcaccataagagcacacagcttcatcatctcttcatcagcatctgtctcaggcaagctttcagattctgagtcatcatcattttcagaacttgatgactcatgtaataaccccaaaattttgaactttttgtaacccttatgaatagtgtttgcagaatgagaaaacttttcatgccacactatgtaggggttctgttatggatattctgagattttattagtactctatatggtatataagtgtatgtaaagatcgtcagaatccaattccgaacactttgatttttcccggaaatccactagatacgaaaagaattgagtataaggtaacaagataagaaggatttaaattaaaggattataagagaggatcataaaaggaatataatatattgagaaaggttaagggaacctaagtaataagatcccgggtatgatccctcaaacgataaacgaaaacgaaagttaagcgaaccgtataacagatcagcggtcattaggcaaacaattaggaagttaatcaaagagattagaggggatgatgtcatccaaccaatgagaagaggacaaagagggaaggatgacaccacatgatgacataagcatgacatagaagggaaggaagtcTGGTTGAAtcataaccacacaaaatcaaggttaattaagtaattaacctaaaacaacacaaaaatcaaccaaccaagcaaacatttcattttttcaccaaacaaaacacaaaccccccatttttcttcttgaagctctcggcccttttcttaaaaaatgatccaagctccaccacttactatttagcaaggtatttatctaagcttccccgtggatagttacatacttcctataagtttaagcttctaattccaaaccaatctttttctataaatcatggaagaagatggtgaatagtgtttttcaagaactaaaatttgtgttcttgaagttttgtttagattaagcttggataaggactttaagggtgattccaagccattctcttgattctccactctccgaggaaggtataaactccaaaccctagctttaatttgtatattaggttgattatggttgtgaggataaagagtagcttgaaacttgtttgtttaagagtttgggttggaatggtggtgattgatttgttgaaatcttaagatttggttaaagaatgtagtatagtttaaattcaagttttaggagtaagtaaatggattataatgagttggtttgggactgttgtaatgtattttggatggagtttggattgggttgtgaattggggttgaattatggttgttttgagttggtttaaatttgggaaatcgcgtaagcatagccgtcgtaatgtccgatttactttagactgcttttgttcatgacatttggacccgagaactccctgctaggttttgaccattgccatttttagatagttcatgttacgagcttcgttttgatatgtattcgtttgattccgatatacggtttaggagaaatgaccgtttcaagtaacggcgtttcgtgaacgaaacttttcccttcgccttactttgaaacataggttaaagaccaaaaagggttaattagtgtatgaaacaattatggtaagagtgttaggcagttggtaagacactcgcgaaggaatcgccttaaaactcgtaatggttaaattattaaaaatggtggagccgagggtactcgagtgacttaagagaatcagtaagcgcaaaacaagcgttagagtctaagttagttaaagtatagatttacaagtgactttggtttaattccaacttacttgttgtttataggttaccagactcatcccgagccttttatcaccctcagtcgctcaggcaagttttctatccgttatactgttgttgtgatgtatacgcttgtatatgcattatcttgtagtagatgcatgatggttatattagcaaattcttgcgatatattgtagcatgtgatatggtacatatgcatgtctgtttcgtattcttgccatatatatctattggttcagttgataatacctatgctagagaataacggtaatttgcatatacccttagtatagggaccaaaggtgaaaacattttctaaaaccgggagtcgaggatcccgagtagattttatatatatatatatttatatatatatatatggttatagttttcaaaactattaatcgaataaggtttattcgataactttattttattaatgaatattatcttgaatattcattcgagtacttatgactcctttatattatttattgaatattactgggatattcatttgaggatgtatgactcctttattttatttaatgaatattatttataatattcattcgaggtattatgactccgcttattatttattaatattctttattttattaaagaataatgttcgataatcaaacttacttttgatattcaaataaagatattacttttgtataagtatatctttgattatttactattcatttcaagtataagttttacaacttctacttcaattatttttataaagattattctttatgggaatattatttaaataataatattcagatatttcttgatattgagactgatttactttattaaatcagcattattccaaacactctttaaagtgttttcgagtctttaaaatgatttttaaaagttagagcggatcccaaaactcatttttatatttaagatcctcctttcgaaggggatttaaatactcgctcaaaacctgagggatccggctcggtggtgtgttttatattcgcaacaaggttgctatcttgataaaagagttttgattacttacccaatactcgggaagtaaaattcttggaacaagttaatccattaacaggcatgaaactagatacgacttcttggtggagccgtatcaacaagtttctacttggggaaaatggggacgagctttacgtatcagagtcatggatttcatctaaactaggagtggcgtaagtggccgagtagcgccggcccagccgtattattatattggcccaaatggcctagaagttccgctaaggcggtccattccttaggagttcagtattcggttgacaagtaaatccgacaggttctcctctacatgtagaaaatggtggggttgtactactacgactgatcatcgtaagtggtcttcctggcgcggcaaactcccgtaatgagttcatcatccatttggataattctgcaacactacccgtagcatttcgatcgaaaggctactaatgggtggttgccgaagcattgacagggtcaaacagttttattggtgtatccattgaatgaagtatcttgtaacttcatttcttttcaaaatatttcaaagatcaaatattttcaagttttatttatggtctcatctatgggatgacctcgtgaatcttattatactctGAACAGTAGTAGTTtaagtagatttctaaaaatggtataagtatagtgaagtaattggtaacttcatcttcttttaaaacttatatctagtaagtaattatcttgcacatgataaaagattccagtaagtatccatttagatacttgtattattgttatcgctatatattatcttgcgagctgtaaggctcactcttgctttatttcttcatcacacaacaacagttaggaaagatggccagactccagcagacccagcgcaagcgcgtgggaatcgtcccgcgtcttcccgttgatgttgtagctgctatagctgcagaggtagatctattggtagatcaggcattctacttttgag
This sequence is a window from Apium graveolens cultivar Ventura chromosome 9, ASM990537v1, whole genome shotgun sequence. Protein-coding genes within it:
- the LOC141687104 gene encoding uncharacterized protein LOC141687104 isoform X4 yields the protein MKQSVAKSLKSLIGIKSICSEVQMQDFLSYWSSFTSTLLQLFSMNFRTDSRADSDIEGLKRKLTNKLYVQCDGFVPDWKVTRLIPSLLSPSVAQVPQKTHLIGITFIQFK
- the LOC141687104 gene encoding uncharacterized protein LOC141687104 isoform X1, translated to MKQSVAKSLKSLIGIKSICSEVQMQDFLSYWSSFTSTLLQLFSMNFRTDSRADSDIEGLKRKLTNKLYVQCDGFVPDWKLGKMARLQQTQRKRVGIVPRLPVDVVAAIAAEVTRLIPSLLSPSVAQVPQKTHLIGITFIQFK
- the LOC141687104 gene encoding uncharacterized protein LOC141687104 isoform X2, whose translation is MVTFFTIKILIKDFLSYWSSFTSTLLQLFSMNFRTDSRADSDIEGLKRKLTNKLYVQCDGFVPDWKLGKMARLQQTQRKRVGIVPRLPVDVVAAIAAEVTRLIPSLLSPSVAQVPQKTHLIGITFIQFK
- the LOC141687104 gene encoding uncharacterized protein LOC141687104 isoform X3 — protein: MKQSVAKSLKSLIGIKSICSEVQMQDIEGLKRKLTNKLYVQCDGFVPDWKLGKMARLQQTQRKRVGIVPRLPVDVVAAIAAEVTRLIPSLLSPSVAQVPQKTHLIGITFIQFK